One genomic window of Catenulispora sp. EB89 includes the following:
- a CDS encoding MFS transporter — MTTTSIRPEECGPASAAGRVGHLTRPDRAARPADAAGPARTARLRNPLSAFAGFPRVIWVVFAGTVVNRVGFLVGPFLVFFLGSRGIPASQTPYVLGALGAGNLVGPAVGGWLADRRSRKLTMLAGLLGTAAAQGALFAAPNAATMALAAIALSATATMVAPAASATLADNVGPGRRREAFALIGWAVNIGTAVAGILGGYLAAHGYWMLFAIDAGTSVAYAGIVAALLPGRDSQKADETADATAAAIATMPSAPTTAAPAATAAAAAAAAAAAKPSAPSAPASSGYGVVLHDRLVRKLLPLLGVQLFIYSLTESALPLAIRTDGLSPTVMGMAAAVNAGLVVALQPLATSVLARFPRNHVQIAAGILIAAGVALTGLAHTPAGYAATVAVWSVGEVVAGGIPAALIADLAPATARGRYQGAFSWTWGVARFLALAAGTTAYTLIGPAFLWWSVLALGAAATVGVAALGPAIDRRTVEA; from the coding sequence ATGACCACCACGAGCATCCGCCCCGAGGAGTGCGGCCCGGCCTCCGCCGCCGGCCGCGTGGGGCACCTGACGCGCCCGGACCGTGCGGCGCGACCGGCTGACGCCGCCGGCCCGGCCCGCACGGCCCGCCTCCGCAATCCGCTGTCGGCCTTCGCCGGATTCCCCCGGGTGATCTGGGTGGTCTTCGCGGGGACCGTCGTGAACCGGGTCGGCTTCCTGGTCGGACCGTTCCTGGTGTTCTTCCTCGGCTCGCGCGGCATCCCGGCGTCGCAGACCCCTTACGTCCTCGGCGCACTCGGCGCCGGCAACCTGGTCGGCCCGGCGGTCGGCGGCTGGCTCGCGGACCGCCGCAGCCGGAAGCTGACGATGCTGGCCGGCCTGCTCGGCACGGCCGCCGCGCAAGGCGCACTGTTCGCCGCCCCGAACGCGGCGACCATGGCGCTGGCCGCGATCGCGCTGAGCGCCACGGCCACGATGGTCGCGCCGGCGGCCTCGGCGACGCTGGCCGACAACGTCGGGCCGGGACGGCGCCGCGAGGCGTTCGCGCTGATCGGCTGGGCGGTGAACATCGGCACGGCGGTCGCCGGGATCCTCGGCGGGTACCTCGCGGCGCACGGGTACTGGATGCTGTTCGCGATCGACGCGGGGACTTCGGTGGCGTACGCGGGGATCGTGGCGGCGCTGCTGCCGGGGCGGGACTCGCAGAAAGCTGATGAGACGGCTGATGCGACGGCTGCCGCCATAGCAACCATGCCAAGTGCGCCAACCACCGCCGCGCCGGCAGCCACGGCCGCCGCAGCCGCAGCCGCAGCCGCAGCCGCCAAGCCAAGCGCACCCTCCGCCCCCGCAAGCTCCGGCTACGGCGTTGTCCTCCACGACCGCCTGGTCCGCAAGCTCCTCCCCCTCCTCGGCGTCCAGCTCTTCATCTACTCCCTCACCGAGAGCGCCCTCCCCCTCGCCATCCGCACCGACGGCCTCTCCCCTACCGTCATGGGCATGGCCGCGGCGGTCAACGCGGGGCTGGTCGTGGCCCTCCAGCCGCTCGCCACCTCCGTCCTGGCGCGCTTCCCCCGCAACCACGTCCAGATCGCCGCCGGCATCCTGATAGCCGCCGGCGTCGCCCTCACCGGCCTCGCCCACACCCCGGCCGGCTACGCGGCCACCGTGGCCGTGTGGTCCGTCGGCGAGGTCGTCGCCGGCGGGATCCCGGCCGCCCTCATCGCCGACCTAGCCCCCGCTACGGCCCGCGGCCGCTACCAGGGCGCCTTCAGCTGGACCTGGGGCGTGGCCCGCTTCCTGGCCCTGGCCGCCGGCACGACCGCCTACACGCTCATCGGCCCCGCGTTCCTGTGGTGGAGCGTCCTGGCCCTGGGAGCGGCCGCCACCGTGGGCGTCGCGGCGCTCGGCCCCGCGATCGACCGCCGCACAGTAGAGGCCTGA
- a CDS encoding Ig-like domain-containing protein — MRNTRVGIKKAALACGAAGLALAATAPSALAAAGHSQYASFDFAGESVTDPAVNFPPTQISTDSTSPSQASGQSAFLNASTPFAQVFGSSQGKPYALLRSAKGRNPSTTVLHFDRPLVPGSWGFTLGDVDAEKVRVTAYDAAGRQVPTSALGFQGSFNFCQGTPLPSACGGQPDTDLPNWDPVSSFLVGNVADTNGASGWFRPTADVTTLELYSVVQTGIPAYQLWLAALDQPPAERKRPITPPVVTPPGQPVVIPVCEGTSKNIDLISGAEHGTITSHANCTVTYTPNPGFIGRDTFTLRIEKTDGQILVRSFDVKVARTLPVTGAPEGLPAEVAAALALLGAGAVLTVATRRARKA; from the coding sequence GTGCGGAACACCCGCGTCGGTATCAAGAAGGCCGCCCTGGCCTGCGGTGCGGCCGGGTTAGCCCTGGCCGCGACCGCCCCGTCCGCCCTGGCCGCCGCCGGGCACTCGCAGTACGCGAGTTTCGACTTCGCCGGCGAGAGCGTGACGGACCCTGCGGTCAACTTCCCCCCGACGCAAATCAGCACTGACAGCACCTCACCCTCGCAGGCCTCGGGCCAGAGCGCGTTCCTCAACGCCTCGACGCCCTTCGCGCAGGTCTTCGGCAGCTCCCAGGGCAAGCCCTACGCGCTGCTGCGCTCGGCGAAGGGCCGCAACCCCTCGACCACCGTGCTGCACTTCGACCGGCCGCTGGTCCCGGGCAGCTGGGGCTTCACGCTCGGCGACGTGGACGCCGAGAAGGTCCGCGTGACCGCCTACGACGCGGCCGGCCGGCAGGTCCCCACCTCCGCGCTCGGCTTCCAGGGCTCGTTCAACTTCTGCCAGGGCACGCCGCTGCCCAGCGCGTGCGGCGGCCAGCCGGACACCGACCTGCCGAACTGGGACCCGGTGAGCTCCTTCCTGGTCGGCAACGTCGCGGACACCAACGGCGCCTCGGGCTGGTTCCGGCCCACCGCCGACGTGACCACGCTGGAGCTCTACTCGGTCGTTCAGACCGGCATTCCGGCCTACCAGCTGTGGCTGGCCGCCCTGGACCAGCCCCCGGCCGAGCGCAAGCGCCCGATCACGCCGCCGGTCGTCACTCCGCCCGGCCAGCCGGTGGTGATCCCGGTGTGCGAGGGCACGTCGAAGAACATCGACCTGATCAGCGGCGCCGAGCACGGCACGATCACCTCGCACGCCAACTGCACCGTCACCTACACCCCGAACCCGGGCTTCATCGGCAGGGACACCTTCACCCTGCGCATCGAGAAGACCGACGGGCAGATCCTGGTCCGCAGCTTCGACGTGAAGGTGGCCAGGACGCTGCCGGTCACCGGCGCGCCCGAGGGCCTCCCGGCCGAGGTCGCGGCGGCCCTGGCGCTGCTCGGCGCTGGCGCCGTGCTGACCGTCGCGACGCGCAGGGCGCGCAAGGCATAA
- a CDS encoding ArsR/SmtB family transcription factor encodes MWEVITSFRVLTRPGLYPVHGPWFDQVRPRLAAAGLLTGSLSALFHAQSYVPDFLNPVPANSSPALADELAAIQATPDDHLLADLDIYAEKVPNGAIPAFAERLRTHRDQALCELAKDIENYFQIALAPYWSRIRTLLEADIYHRARQVAEYGAARLFNELHPDVSWNSGTLRMLHRQRVLCRDDNAPGLILVPSAFAWNKILTRAATGDVPQLCFGARGVGTLFARRTAEPSDAVAAVIGRSRALLLAELEAPASTTELASRTGMSAGGVSEHLTALRGAGMVSAHRAGRSVLYARTPVADSLLAAAV; translated from the coding sequence ATGTGGGAGGTCATCACCAGTTTCCGGGTGCTGACCAGGCCCGGGCTGTATCCGGTGCACGGCCCGTGGTTCGACCAGGTCCGGCCGCGACTGGCGGCCGCGGGACTGCTGACAGGAAGTCTTTCCGCGCTATTCCATGCACAATCATACGTTCCCGACTTCCTGAACCCTGTGCCTGCCAATTCCTCACCGGCTCTGGCCGATGAGCTCGCAGCCATTCAGGCGACGCCCGACGACCACCTTCTGGCTGATCTCGACATCTATGCGGAGAAGGTCCCGAACGGTGCGATACCGGCGTTCGCGGAGCGTCTGCGGACCCATCGCGATCAAGCGCTCTGCGAACTCGCCAAGGACATCGAGAACTACTTCCAGATAGCGCTCGCGCCCTACTGGTCGCGGATCAGAACCCTGCTTGAAGCGGACATCTATCACCGGGCGCGGCAGGTCGCCGAGTACGGCGCGGCGCGGTTGTTCAACGAGTTGCATCCGGACGTCAGCTGGAACAGCGGGACCCTGCGGATGCTGCACCGGCAGCGCGTCCTGTGCCGCGACGACAACGCTCCGGGGCTGATCCTGGTGCCGTCCGCCTTCGCCTGGAACAAGATTCTCACCCGCGCCGCCACCGGTGACGTGCCACAGCTCTGCTTCGGGGCGCGGGGCGTCGGGACGCTGTTCGCGCGCCGCACGGCCGAGCCGTCGGACGCCGTGGCCGCCGTCATCGGCCGCTCGCGGGCCCTGCTGCTGGCCGAACTTGAGGCTCCGGCGTCCACCACCGAACTCGCCTCGCGCACCGGAATGTCGGCCGGCGGTGTCTCCGAGCACCTGACCGCTCTGCGTGGCGCGGGCATGGTTTCCGCACATCGCGCGGGCCGCTCCGTGCTTTACGCGCGCACCCCTGTGGCCGACTCGCTGTTGGCGGCAGCGGTTTGA
- the ychF gene encoding redox-regulated ATPase YchF: protein MALTIGIVGLPNVGKSTLFNALTKNDVLAANYPFATIDPNEGVVGVPDPRLAKLAELYTSQKVVPATVTFVDIAGIVRGASEGQGLGNKFLANIREADAICQVIRVFTDPNVVHVDGKVSPADDIETINTELILADLQTIEKALPRLQKEARMKKEVQATVAAVEEAKKILDSGKTVFAARLDREPLRELHLLTAKPFLYVFNVDEDELTNDALKDEMRALVAPAEAIFLDAKIEHELMELPDDEALELLQGMGQDESGLNQLARVGFETLGLQTYLTAGPKESRAWTIRKGATAPEAAGVIHTDFQRGFIKAEIVSFEDLIELGSVAEARAKGKARMEGKDYVMADGDVVDFRFNV from the coding sequence ATGGCGCTCACCATCGGAATCGTCGGACTCCCGAACGTGGGCAAGTCGACCTTGTTCAACGCGCTCACCAAGAACGACGTGCTCGCCGCGAACTACCCCTTCGCCACCATCGACCCGAACGAAGGCGTGGTCGGCGTCCCGGACCCGCGGCTGGCCAAGCTCGCCGAGCTCTACACCTCGCAGAAGGTGGTCCCGGCCACCGTGACCTTCGTCGACATCGCCGGCATCGTGCGCGGCGCCAGCGAGGGCCAGGGCCTGGGCAACAAGTTCCTGGCCAACATCCGCGAGGCCGACGCGATCTGCCAGGTGATCCGGGTCTTCACCGACCCCAACGTGGTCCACGTCGACGGCAAGGTCTCCCCGGCCGACGACATCGAGACCATCAACACCGAGCTGATCCTGGCGGACCTGCAGACGATCGAGAAGGCCCTGCCGCGCCTGCAGAAAGAGGCGCGGATGAAGAAGGAAGTACAGGCGACCGTCGCCGCGGTGGAGGAGGCCAAGAAGATCCTGGACTCCGGCAAGACCGTCTTCGCCGCCCGCCTGGACCGCGAGCCGCTGCGCGAACTGCACCTGCTGACGGCGAAGCCGTTCCTGTACGTCTTCAACGTCGACGAGGACGAGCTCACCAACGACGCGCTGAAGGACGAGATGCGCGCCCTGGTCGCCCCCGCCGAGGCGATCTTCCTGGACGCCAAGATCGAGCACGAGCTGATGGAGCTCCCCGACGACGAGGCGCTGGAACTGCTCCAGGGCATGGGACAGGACGAGTCGGGACTGAACCAGCTGGCGCGCGTCGGATTCGAGACGCTGGGGCTGCAGACGTACCTGACGGCCGGTCCGAAGGAGTCGCGGGCCTGGACGATCCGCAAGGGGGCGACCGCGCCCGAGGCCGCGGGGGTCATCCACACGGACTTCCAGCGCGGGTTCATCAAGGCGGAGATCGTGTCCTTCGAGGACCTGATCGAGCTCGGTTCGGTCGCCGAGGCCCGGGCCAAGGGCAAGGCCCGGATGGAAGGCAAGGACTACGTCATGGCCGACGGGGACGTGGTGGACTTCCGGTTCAACGTGTGA
- a CDS encoding DNA recombination protein RmuC, translated as MMPVLLLVIGIAFGALLGVLWERSRRLTLNSQALDQSADRLLALAGSQFDAAGRPINESLSRLDDRLRDIERGRAASHAALAQQIEDVRTAAGSLGTQTAALVTALRRPEVRGQWGEMHLRRAVELAGMVDRCDFTTQTVLPGSYGATGSEGMLRPDLVVHLAGDKYVVVDAKTPLAAYLDAAEATDETERLEYLTAHAKHLRAHVDQLASKAYWRALGASGRPTPEFVVLFVPGEAFLSQAVDIDPEILEHAAVRRVVIATPTTLIALLRTVAYAWTQDALAANAQQVFELGRELYARLNTMSGHLDRVGKGLNSAVAAYNQSVGSLESRVLVTARRLNELGLVDEELTVPAQVEIQTRALSD; from the coding sequence ATGATGCCTGTGCTGCTGCTGGTGATCGGGATCGCGTTCGGCGCGCTGCTCGGCGTGCTGTGGGAGCGGTCCCGCCGCCTGACGCTGAACTCGCAGGCGCTGGACCAGTCCGCGGACCGGCTGCTGGCGCTGGCCGGCTCGCAGTTCGACGCCGCGGGCCGGCCGATCAACGAGTCGCTGTCCCGGCTCGACGACCGGCTCCGCGACATCGAGCGGGGCCGCGCCGCCTCCCATGCCGCGCTGGCCCAGCAGATCGAGGACGTGCGCACCGCCGCCGGCTCCCTCGGCACGCAGACCGCGGCCCTGGTCACCGCGCTGCGCCGGCCCGAGGTGCGCGGCCAGTGGGGCGAGATGCACCTGCGCCGCGCGGTGGAGCTGGCCGGCATGGTCGACCGCTGCGACTTCACCACCCAGACGGTGCTCCCCGGCTCCTACGGCGCGACCGGCTCCGAGGGGATGCTGCGGCCGGACCTGGTCGTGCACCTGGCCGGGGACAAGTACGTGGTCGTGGACGCCAAGACCCCGCTGGCCGCGTACCTGGACGCCGCGGAGGCCACGGACGAGACCGAGCGGCTGGAGTACCTGACCGCGCACGCCAAGCACCTGCGCGCGCACGTCGACCAGCTGGCGTCGAAGGCCTACTGGCGGGCGCTGGGCGCCAGCGGCCGGCCCACGCCGGAGTTCGTGGTGCTGTTCGTCCCCGGCGAGGCTTTCCTTTCACAGGCTGTGGACATCGATCCGGAGATCCTGGAGCACGCCGCCGTGCGCCGCGTGGTGATCGCCACCCCGACCACGCTGATCGCCCTGCTCCGCACGGTCGCGTACGCCTGGACGCAGGACGCGCTGGCGGCGAACGCGCAGCAGGTGTTCGAACTCGGCCGGGAGCTGTACGCGCGCCTGAACACCATGAGCGGGCACCTGGACCGGGTCGGCAAGGGACTGAATTCCGCGGTCGCCGCCTACAACCAGTCCGTGGGCTCGCTGGAGTCGCGGGTCCTGGTGACGGCGCGGCGGCTGAACGAGCTCGGGCTGGTCGACGAGGAGCTGACGGTGCCGGCTCAGGTCGAGATCCAGACCCGGGCTTTGTCGGACTAG